A part of Sulfurifustis variabilis genomic DNA contains:
- a CDS encoding AsmA family protein yields MIRAASWTLTAVVAILSLLAVFLILLDWKTPWFKGPIAAYLGAQLGREVTLTDDLDLDLRGTTRVRAGDVRIANADWASEQPMLVLGALEASLDLVALLRGETRLPRVALSEPRVLVERRQDGTLNWDLGKDEEEQGPPPAIEEIKVTDGHAIYRDAALEQSVQLSIAELTGHLGPEGELELQGTGRFEDQPLAVRVQAAQETTSGNDDWRVQAEIELGESRLSASGTVAKPDVQLAFRGPDLAALNDLPVVDFPHTAPVEVAARLTRDRGHWLFDGIEAQIGPQKVRGDLRIDADQVPIMIYATLHTDRLHLPDRPKPKPAPERRLIPAVPIETAVLHKLNLQADLSVGRLEASPAPPVRDITLAVRLDRGRLTVDPLKASVAGGTLQGSLVLDGRERMPSSSLQLDIRDLRLDRAVPAEYLSGRLSGRIDLRGRGRTLADLLESSDGQLLFVVRGGEIQAALVELMGLDLGEWLMAKGAEAGGTPIRCGFIAFNADDGIWTAHPFVVDTRDSILIVDGHIDLPQERLNLTLRAHPKDASVLAARAPIRVTGPLRKPSVQPDAGKLAAKGAAALALGALLSPFAALIPLSEPGTAANPDCDSLLQGALPSRKPRPAGKKP; encoded by the coding sequence GTGATCCGCGCCGCGTCCTGGACGCTCACGGCGGTCGTCGCGATCCTGTCGCTCCTCGCCGTCTTCCTGATCCTGCTCGACTGGAAGACGCCGTGGTTCAAGGGTCCGATCGCGGCATACCTCGGTGCGCAACTCGGCCGCGAGGTGACGCTGACCGACGACCTGGATCTCGACCTGCGGGGAACGACGCGCGTGCGCGCCGGCGATGTCCGGATCGCGAACGCCGACTGGGCCTCCGAGCAACCGATGCTCGTGCTCGGCGCGCTGGAGGCCTCGCTCGACCTCGTGGCGCTGCTGCGCGGCGAGACCCGATTGCCGCGCGTCGCCTTGAGCGAGCCGCGTGTCCTGGTCGAGCGCAGGCAGGACGGGACGTTGAACTGGGACCTCGGAAAGGACGAGGAGGAACAAGGCCCTCCCCCGGCGATCGAGGAGATCAAGGTCACCGACGGCCACGCGATCTATCGGGATGCGGCTCTCGAGCAGTCCGTCCAGCTCAGCATCGCGGAGCTGACGGGGCATCTCGGCCCGGAGGGCGAGCTGGAGCTGCAGGGCACGGGACGTTTCGAGGACCAGCCCCTGGCCGTTCGCGTTCAAGCGGCCCAGGAGACGACGTCGGGCAACGACGACTGGCGCGTGCAGGCGGAAATCGAGCTCGGGGAGTCGCGGTTGTCGGCGAGCGGCACGGTGGCGAAGCCGGACGTGCAGCTCGCGTTTCGCGGGCCCGATCTCGCCGCGCTCAACGATCTTCCGGTCGTCGATTTCCCGCACACGGCGCCGGTCGAGGTCGCCGCGAGACTCACGCGCGATCGCGGCCATTGGCTGTTCGACGGCATCGAGGCGCAGATCGGCCCGCAAAAGGTGCGCGGCGACCTGCGGATCGATGCCGACCAGGTGCCGATCATGATCTATGCGACGCTGCACACGGACCGCCTGCACCTGCCCGACCGGCCGAAACCGAAGCCCGCGCCGGAGCGGCGGCTGATACCGGCGGTTCCGATCGAAACCGCGGTGCTCCACAAGCTCAACCTCCAGGCGGACCTGAGCGTCGGGCGCCTGGAAGCGAGCCCGGCCCCGCCGGTGCGCGACATCACGCTGGCCGTGCGCCTCGATCGCGGCAGATTGACGGTCGACCCGTTGAAGGCCAGCGTCGCGGGAGGCACGTTGCAGGGGAGCCTCGTTCTCGATGGACGGGAACGCATGCCCTCCTCGTCCCTTCAGCTCGACATCCGGGATCTGCGGCTCGACCGCGCCGTTCCCGCGGAGTATCTGTCCGGGAGACTGAGCGGGCGCATCGACCTCCGCGGACGCGGGCGCACGCTGGCCGATCTCCTCGAGTCGTCGGACGGCCAGCTCCTTTTCGTGGTGCGCGGCGGCGAGATACAGGCGGCGCTGGTGGAGCTCATGGGCCTCGACCTGGGCGAATGGCTCATGGCGAAGGGCGCCGAGGCCGGCGGCACGCCGATACGCTGCGGCTTCATCGCCTTCAACGCCGACGACGGCATCTGGACGGCGCACCCGTTCGTTGTGGACACGCGCGACTCGATACTCATCGTCGACGGTCACATCGATCTGCCGCAGGAGCGGCTCAATCTCACGCTGCGCGCTCACCCCAAGGATGCCAGCGTGCTCGCCGCACGCGCGCCGATCCGCGTCACCGGTCCGCTGCGCAAACCGTCCGTGCAGCCGGACGCCGGAAAGCTCGCGGCCAAGGGTGCCGCGGCACTCGCTCTGGGCGCGCTGCTGTCGCCCTTCGCCGCGCTTATCCCGCTGAGCGAACCCGGAACTGCCGCGAATCCGGACTGCGACTCGCTGCTGCAGGGCGCCCTGCCGTCCAGGAAACCACGCCCCGCCGGGAAGAAACCATGA
- a CDS encoding high-potential iron-sulfur protein, translated as MRRRRALRYLLLAPLLASGAAWRPGVSLAQAQGRCDASGLSKQERQQRDALEYVDRSPHPRQTCGNCMHLQPTPAKNGGPCKACSVLPGPVHMEGWCTAWVARIGGAG; from the coding sequence GTGCGACGGAGAAGGGCGTTGCGTTATCTGCTCCTCGCTCCCCTGCTGGCGTCGGGGGCGGCGTGGCGCCCGGGCGTCTCGTTGGCGCAGGCGCAGGGACGGTGCGACGCGTCGGGTCTGTCGAAACAGGAGCGGCAACAGCGCGACGCGCTCGAGTACGTGGACCGCTCGCCGCATCCACGACAAACCTGCGGAAACTGCATGCACCTGCAGCCGACGCCGGCGAAGAACGGAGGCCCGTGCAAGGCCTGCAGCGTGCTGCCCGGGCCGGTGCACATGGAGGGCTGGTGCACCGCCTGGGTGGCGCGCATCGGCGGCGCCGGCTGA
- a CDS encoding HPF/RaiA family ribosome-associated protein, producing the protein MKQPLELTFHDVDRSAWVEDYIRRRAERLERLADDIIWCRVAVEQPSRSRNTGNLYRVSIELSLPPNKDLVAAKERPIDDPHMQLRPLIKSAFEALERQLKKTVERRRYDVKSHEEPPHGLVARVFPREGYGFIRSSDGREIYFNRRAVLHDGFERLAIGTEVRFVDESGEEGPQASSVQIVSKRGQRESVEGGSAAPGAGGGGDTS; encoded by the coding sequence ATGAAGCAGCCTCTCGAGCTCACCTTCCACGACGTCGACCGGTCCGCGTGGGTGGAGGATTACATCCGGCGGCGGGCGGAGCGCCTCGAGCGCCTCGCGGACGATATCATCTGGTGCCGCGTCGCCGTCGAGCAGCCGAGCCGTTCCCGCAACACGGGCAATCTCTACCGCGTCTCGATCGAGCTTTCGCTGCCGCCCAACAAGGATCTCGTCGCGGCGAAGGAGCGTCCGATCGACGACCCGCACATGCAGCTGCGCCCGCTGATCAAGAGCGCGTTCGAGGCGTTGGAGCGCCAGCTCAAGAAGACCGTCGAGCGGCGTCGCTACGACGTCAAGAGCCACGAAGAGCCGCCGCACGGGTTGGTGGCGCGCGTCTTTCCCAGGGAGGGTTACGGTTTCATCCGCAGCAGCGACGGCCGCGAGATCTACTTCAACCGGCGCGCCGTGCTGCACGACGGCTTCGAACGGCTCGCGATCGGAACCGAGGTCCGCTTCGTGGACGAGTCGGGCGAAGAGGGCCCGCAGGCGAGCAGCGTCCAGATCGTGTCGAAACGGGGACAGCGGGAGAGCGTCGAGGGCGGCTCCGCCGCGCCCGGTGCGGGTGGCGGCGGCGATACCTCCTGA
- a CDS encoding ATPase domain-containing protein, with the protein MGETEGSAGGEPVPSNPGLPLAATGIPGLDAASGGGFPRCRMYLLRGGSGTGKTTLGLQFLLAGREAGEESLYLGLSESRDEIESIARSHDWSLAGIHIHEYSIADQLRAETRQTIFNAAEIELPETMAALLEAMDRVRPARCVVDSLAELRLLADDALRYRRQILLLKEYVVVNRCTVLLLDEHRGPNDVEIENLMHGVILLDHEAAPYGHDRRRLRIKKLRGRRFSEGYHDYRIATGGISVYPRMTLPEGRPAAKVETMSTGVAALDRLLGGGVDRGGSLLLVGPAGTGKSSVAARVAASAAARGEGVAIYLFDESREMFLTRCAGLGLPLPALAETGAALVRAVDPAEMPFGEFANELRRAVDAGARVVVIDTLVGLRTAMREERFLPLQLRELLAYLARSRVVTVLVDREIGGARGPHSTDTLSYLADTVVAFRYYECGGEVRPVISVLKRRAGEHEHAIRELRIGPPEGVDLGPPLTRLRGSVTGGPVCDDRDPDPAG; encoded by the coding sequence ATGGGGGAGACCGAGGGGTCGGCGGGCGGGGAACCGGTGCCGAGCAACCCAGGCTTGCCCTTGGCAGCAACGGGGATACCCGGGCTGGACGCGGCGTCGGGGGGAGGTTTTCCCCGCTGTCGGATGTATCTCCTGAGAGGCGGATCCGGGACGGGCAAGACGACCCTGGGCCTGCAGTTTCTGCTGGCCGGCCGCGAGGCGGGCGAGGAGTCGCTCTACCTGGGCCTGTCGGAGAGCCGCGACGAGATCGAAAGCATCGCCCGGTCGCATGACTGGTCGCTCGCCGGCATCCACATCCACGAGTACTCGATCGCCGATCAGCTCCGGGCGGAGACGCGCCAGACGATATTCAATGCGGCCGAGATCGAGTTGCCGGAGACGATGGCGGCGTTGCTCGAAGCAATGGACCGGGTGCGCCCGGCCCGGTGCGTGGTGGATTCGCTCGCGGAGCTGCGGCTGCTCGCGGACGACGCGCTGCGCTACCGGCGCCAGATACTGCTCCTCAAGGAGTACGTCGTGGTGAACAGGTGCACGGTGCTCCTGCTGGACGAACATCGCGGTCCCAACGACGTCGAGATCGAGAACCTGATGCACGGAGTGATCCTGCTCGACCACGAGGCGGCCCCGTACGGGCACGACCGTCGCCGGCTGCGCATCAAGAAGCTGCGCGGCCGGCGCTTCAGCGAGGGTTACCACGATTACCGGATCGCGACCGGCGGGATCAGCGTGTATCCGCGCATGACCCTGCCGGAAGGTCGTCCGGCCGCGAAAGTCGAAACGATGTCGACCGGCGTCGCTGCGCTGGATCGGCTGCTCGGCGGCGGCGTCGACCGCGGCGGCAGCCTGCTGCTGGTCGGGCCGGCGGGCACCGGGAAGTCGAGCGTCGCCGCGCGCGTCGCGGCGAGCGCGGCGGCGCGCGGCGAGGGCGTGGCCATTTACCTGTTCGACGAGAGCCGGGAGATGTTCCTCACGCGCTGCGCGGGGCTCGGATTGCCGCTGCCCGCGCTGGCGGAAACGGGCGCCGCGCTCGTGCGCGCCGTCGATCCGGCGGAGATGCCCTTCGGGGAGTTCGCGAACGAGCTTCGGCGCGCGGTCGATGCGGGCGCCCGCGTCGTGGTCATCGACACGCTGGTCGGTCTGCGCACCGCGATGCGGGAAGAACGCTTTCTTCCCTTGCAGCTCCGCGAGCTTCTCGCCTACCTCGCGCGCAGCCGCGTCGTCACGGTGCTCGTCGACCGGGAGATCGGCGGGGCGCGCGGGCCGCATTCCACCGACACGCTCAGCTATCTCGCGGACACCGTCGTCGCGTTCCGCTACTACGAGTGCGGCGGCGAGGTGCGGCCCGTGATCTCGGTCCTCAAGCGCCGTGCCGGCGAGCACGAGCACGCGATCCGCGAGCTTCGCATCGGCCCGCCGGAAGGCGTGGACCTCGGCCCGCCGCTCACCCGGCTGCGCGGCAGCGTGACGGGCGGTCCCGTCTGCGACGACCGCGACCCGGATCCCGCCGGATGA
- a CDS encoding PAS domain S-box protein: MSLPKQQAATRATAFAEGERVLVLAPTGRDALLVCTFLAQAGIPSKSCDDMSQLCEELDQPTGATLIAEEALGGTSLRRFTEALAQQPPWSDLPILILTNGGEDGGWRRLAILDSIGNATLIERPVRMVHLMSAVQTALRSRRRQYEMRAYLAERETRERAAREAARLEQALRAQATAAREDLERVVASIRDGFMIVDRAWRFTYVNEQAARFAGLRPADMLAKSLWELFPDRIGGKFYHEAQRAMTQRQALSFDLYHPAAHRWFEYRLYPQPQGLVILETDVTDRKQAEEHRAQLAAVVEASANAITSQTLEGIITSWNPGAERMYGYTADEAVGRSIYMTIPPELTEEMAELYARVRTGGRVERAESVRQRKDGTTLPVAVSLAPIRGRDGMVVALTSVETDIAERVRVEQALRDSEDRYRRLIELSPAAVFVHLENRIVYANPASLHLFGAREPNEVLGHSKIEFVHPDFVPIVEGRIRRMRETGEPNAPMEQKWVRRDGTVIDVEVSASPLPWSGRTAVQVIARDITLRKRAENALRDSEMRERARALEIRSLMEAVPAAVLIAEDIECRRITANRAGYDLLRLPVGSNTSLSADVDAPRHFRVFTDGRELRPEELPVQRAAATGTPIRDVEEEIVFDDGSRVFLLGNAVPLFDETGRPRGAVAAFVDITARKQAEEAVRASEARFRHIFQSAAVAIFEDDFLPAWEMLQALKREGVTDFRTYFREHPDAVQRAAELVRVNEANREGCEIWQAEDRQDLLGPLVRLFGAESAPALERCLVQLADGADYIEEEAVIRTLKGELREVRCAVALHSHEPDDLRRVLVTSIDITAHKHAERALRASEARYRYIFEAAAPGIIEVDASHLKRLLDGLKTKGPHTLEERLMRSDDFLRQAAAWLRVVAANPQAIALYEADDIEALNPLARLFEPSTLRIFGECVEQIAEGVRYYEGEGSILTVKGNRREVFLTVSLPTQPQDFRRVLVTLMDMTERKRAEESVRRSEANLAKAQAIAHVGSWEWEIERNDITCSDETYRILGLEPQSREMRFPNIVEAVVHPDDRERVKEIISAALRQPHPWFLEIRLVLPDGSERVAYLRAEVVCEGDRPVRMVGTLQDITERKLVEEALRFSESRFRAALQGVPIVVSQQDRELRYTWIHKPLPGYTVDRVIGRRDTDVLERREEAEALEAFKRHVIHTGVAARRKFRLHLEGAPRELDVIAEPLRSGHGDVVGVTCAAVDITEHTELQDQLRRQAEQLARMDSRKNEFLAMLAHELRNPLAPIHNAVHVLKIQPDPPDRRHLQWALDVIARQVQHLARLVDDLLDIARITHGRIRLQRELVDLHTLLAQAVEAARPTMTQRRHALVYAPPSEPIVLEADPTRLVQIVGNLLGNAGRYTPPGGRIDVAARREGSEAVITVRDNGIGIAAEALPHIFDLFSQAGRSTDDRQGGLGLGLALVHRLVELHGGSVSAASAGTGKGSTFTVRLPVLPEAREAPAGYPAQQPVRDRRGMRILVVDDNPDVAQSLAVLLDVLGHRVEAVNDGGSVLPAIERCNPDVVFLDIGLPDMDGYEVARRIRAAYPTRALRVVALTGYGQEEVRRRVQSAGFDAHLLKPASVESLETLLASFRLQ; encoded by the coding sequence ATGAGCCTCCCCAAACAACAGGCGGCGACGCGAGCGACCGCCTTTGCCGAGGGCGAGCGCGTCCTGGTGCTCGCGCCGACGGGGCGGGACGCGCTCCTCGTGTGCACGTTCCTGGCGCAGGCCGGCATCCCGTCCAAGTCGTGCGACGACATGTCGCAACTGTGCGAGGAGCTGGACCAGCCGACGGGCGCCACGCTGATCGCCGAAGAGGCGCTGGGCGGCACGTCGCTGCGGCGCTTCACGGAGGCGCTGGCGCAGCAGCCGCCCTGGTCCGATCTCCCGATCCTGATCCTCACGAACGGCGGCGAAGACGGCGGCTGGCGGCGGCTCGCGATCCTCGACAGCATCGGCAACGCGACGCTGATCGAGCGCCCGGTGCGGATGGTCCACCTGATGAGCGCCGTGCAGACGGCCCTGCGCTCGCGCCGCCGGCAGTACGAGATGCGCGCGTACCTCGCCGAGCGCGAGACGCGGGAGCGCGCGGCGCGCGAGGCCGCTCGACTCGAGCAGGCGCTGCGGGCGCAGGCCACGGCCGCGCGGGAGGATCTCGAGCGCGTGGTCGCGAGCATCCGCGACGGCTTCATGATCGTCGACCGCGCCTGGCGCTTCACGTACGTGAACGAGCAGGCCGCCCGGTTCGCGGGCCTGCGGCCGGCCGACATGCTGGCCAAGAGCCTGTGGGAGCTGTTCCCCGACCGCATCGGCGGCAAGTTCTATCACGAGGCGCAGCGGGCGATGACGCAGCGGCAGGCGCTGAGCTTCGACCTCTACCATCCCGCGGCGCACCGCTGGTTCGAGTACCGGCTGTACCCGCAGCCGCAGGGGCTCGTCATCCTCGAGACCGACGTCACCGACCGCAAGCAGGCGGAGGAGCACCGGGCCCAGCTGGCCGCGGTGGTGGAGGCTTCCGCCAACGCGATCACCAGCCAGACGCTCGAGGGCATCATCACGAGCTGGAATCCCGGTGCCGAGCGCATGTACGGCTATACCGCCGACGAGGCGGTCGGCCGCTCTATATATATGACGATCCCGCCCGAGCTCACGGAGGAGATGGCCGAGCTTTACGCCCGCGTCCGGACCGGGGGCCGGGTAGAGCGCGCGGAGAGCGTTCGCCAGCGCAAGGACGGAACGACCCTCCCGGTGGCGGTCAGCCTGGCCCCGATCCGCGGCCGCGACGGGATGGTGGTGGCCCTGACGAGCGTCGAGACGGACATCGCGGAGCGCGTGCGCGTCGAGCAGGCGCTGCGGGACAGCGAGGACCGGTATCGCCGCCTGATCGAGCTCAGCCCCGCGGCGGTCTTCGTCCACCTCGAGAACCGCATCGTCTACGCGAATCCGGCCTCCCTGCATCTTTTCGGGGCGCGCGAGCCCAACGAGGTGCTGGGTCATTCGAAGATCGAGTTCGTGCACCCCGACTTCGTGCCGATCGTCGAGGGGCGCATCCGCAGGATGCGCGAGACCGGCGAGCCCAACGCCCCCATGGAGCAGAAATGGGTGCGGCGGGACGGAACCGTCATCGACGTCGAGGTCTCCGCGAGCCCGTTGCCGTGGAGCGGGCGGACGGCCGTGCAGGTCATCGCGCGCGACATCACGCTGCGCAAGCGCGCCGAGAACGCGCTGCGTGACAGCGAGATGCGCGAGCGGGCGCGCGCCCTCGAAATCCGGTCCCTGATGGAGGCGGTGCCGGCGGCGGTGCTGATCGCCGAGGACATCGAATGCCGCCGGATCACGGCGAACCGCGCGGGCTACGACCTCCTGCGGCTTCCGGTGGGCAGCAACACCTCGCTCAGCGCCGACGTCGACGCGCCGCGTCACTTCCGGGTCTTCACGGACGGTCGCGAGCTCCGGCCCGAGGAGCTGCCTGTCCAGCGGGCCGCCGCGACCGGAACGCCGATACGCGACGTCGAGGAGGAGATCGTTTTCGACGACGGCTCCCGCGTCTTTCTCCTCGGCAATGCCGTGCCGCTGTTCGACGAGACCGGGCGCCCGCGCGGCGCGGTCGCCGCGTTCGTGGATATCACGGCCCGCAAGCAGGCGGAGGAGGCGGTGCGCGCGAGCGAGGCGCGCTTCCGGCACATCTTCCAGTCGGCGGCCGTGGCGATTTTCGAGGACGACTTCCTGCCCGCATGGGAGATGCTTCAGGCCCTCAAGCGCGAGGGCGTGACGGACTTCCGGACCTATTTCCGCGAGCACCCGGATGCCGTGCAGCGCGCGGCGGAGCTCGTCCGGGTGAACGAAGCGAATCGCGAAGGCTGCGAGATCTGGCAGGCGGAAGACCGCCAGGACCTGCTCGGGCCGCTGGTCCGCCTCTTCGGAGCGGAGAGCGCCCCGGCGCTCGAGCGCTGTCTCGTGCAGCTCGCCGACGGGGCGGACTACATCGAGGAGGAAGCGGTCATCCGCACGCTGAAGGGCGAGCTTCGGGAAGTGCGTTGCGCGGTTGCGCTGCATTCGCACGAACCGGACGACCTGCGTCGCGTGCTGGTCACGTCCATCGACATCACGGCCCACAAGCACGCCGAGCGGGCCTTGCGCGCGAGCGAGGCGCGCTACCGCTACATCTTCGAGGCGGCCGCGCCGGGCATCATCGAGGTCGACGCCTCGCACCTGAAGCGGCTGCTCGACGGGCTCAAGACGAAGGGACCGCACACCCTCGAGGAGCGGCTCATGCGGTCCGACGACTTCCTGCGGCAGGCCGCGGCGTGGCTGCGCGTGGTTGCCGCGAACCCGCAGGCGATCGCGCTGTACGAGGCCGACGACATCGAGGCGCTCAATCCGCTGGCGCGCCTGTTCGAGCCGTCGACCCTGCGCATTTTCGGCGAGTGCGTGGAGCAGATCGCCGAGGGCGTGCGCTACTACGAAGGAGAGGGCAGCATCCTCACCGTGAAGGGCAACCGGCGCGAGGTGTTCCTGACCGTTTCGCTGCCGACCCAGCCCCAGGACTTCAGGCGCGTGCTCGTGACGCTGATGGACATGACCGAGCGCAAGCGCGCGGAAGAGTCGGTCCGGCGCAGCGAGGCGAACCTGGCGAAGGCGCAGGCCATCGCGCACGTCGGCAGCTGGGAATGGGAGATCGAGCGCAACGACATCACGTGCTCGGACGAGACCTACCGCATCCTCGGCCTCGAGCCGCAGTCCCGCGAGATGCGATTCCCGAACATCGTCGAGGCGGTCGTGCACCCGGACGACCGCGAGCGCGTAAAGGAGATCATCAGCGCCGCGCTGCGCCAGCCCCATCCCTGGTTCCTCGAGATTCGCCTGGTGCTGCCGGACGGCAGCGAGCGGGTCGCCTACCTGCGCGCGGAGGTCGTGTGCGAGGGCGACCGGCCCGTTCGCATGGTCGGCACGCTACAGGACATCACCGAGCGCAAGCTCGTCGAGGAGGCGTTGCGTTTCAGCGAGTCGCGCTTCCGGGCGGCGCTGCAGGGCGTGCCGATCGTCGTGTCGCAGCAGGACCGCGAGCTGCGCTACACCTGGATCCACAAGCCGCTGCCCGGCTACACCGTCGACCGCGTGATCGGCCGGCGCGACACCGACGTGCTCGAACGGCGCGAGGAGGCCGAGGCGCTCGAGGCCTTCAAGCGGCACGTGATCCACACGGGCGTCGCCGCGCGGCGCAAGTTCAGGCTCCACCTGGAAGGCGCGCCGCGCGAGCTCGACGTCATCGCCGAACCGCTGCGCAGCGGGCACGGCGACGTGGTCGGCGTCACCTGCGCCGCGGTCGACATCACCGAGCACACCGAGCTGCAGGATCAGCTCCGTCGCCAGGCGGAGCAGCTCGCGCGCATGGACAGCCGCAAGAACGAGTTCCTCGCGATGCTCGCGCACGAGCTGCGCAACCCGCTCGCGCCGATACACAACGCCGTGCACGTCCTCAAGATCCAGCCCGATCCGCCGGATCGCCGGCACCTGCAGTGGGCCCTCGACGTCATCGCCCGACAGGTGCAGCACCTCGCGCGCCTGGTGGACGACCTGCTCGACATCGCGCGCATCACCCACGGCCGGATCCGCCTCCAGCGGGAGCTGGTCGACCTGCACACGCTGCTGGCGCAGGCGGTCGAGGCGGCACGGCCGACGATGACCCAGCGGCGCCACGCCCTCGTCTACGCGCCGCCGTCGGAGCCGATCGTGCTCGAGGCGGACCCGACGCGGCTGGTGCAGATCGTCGGGAACCTGCTTGGCAACGCCGGACGCTACACGCCGCCCGGGGGCCGCATCGACGTGGCCGCGCGCCGCGAGGGCAGCGAGGCCGTCATCACGGTCCGCGACAACGGCATCGGCATCGCCGCCGAGGCGCTCCCGCACATCTTCGATCTCTTCAGCCAGGCCGGCCGCTCCACGGACGACCGCCAGGGCGGACTGGGGCTGGGACTTGCGCTCGTGCATCGGCTCGTCGAGCTGCACGGCGGCAGCGTGTCGGCGGCGAGCGCGGGGACGGGGAAGGGCAGCACGTTCACCGTACGACTGCCGGTGCTCCCCGAAGCGCGGGAGGCCCCCGCGGGCTACCCGGCGCAGCAACCCGTGCGCGACCGCCGCGGGATGCGCATTCTCGTCGTGGACGACAACCCGGACGTCGCGCAGTCCCTGGCCGTGCTGCTCGACGTCCTCGGCCATCGCGTGGAGGCGGTCAACGACGGCGGCTCGGTCCTGCCCGCGATCGAGCGGTGCAACCCCGACGTGGTGTTCCTCGACATCGGCCTGCCCGACATGGACGGCTACGAGGTGGCGCGCCGCATCCGCGCGGCCTATCCGACGCGCGCCCTGCGCGTGGTCGCGCTGACCGGCTATGGACAGGAGGAGGTGCGCCGGCGCGTACAGTCGGCCGGCTTCGACGCCCACCTGCTGAAACCGGCAAGCGTGGAGTCCCTGGAGACGCTGCTCGCCTCGTTCCGATTGCAGTAA
- a CDS encoding site-2 protease family protein, with product MFTRRFTLFRLFGFEVRLDLTWLLLAVLVTWSLASGLFPTLTPGLDSRTYFWMGVVGTLGLLFSIVFHELSHALVARRYGLPIGGITLFIFGGVAEMTREPENAKTEFLMAVAGPISSLVLALLFYELYVYTASDVATPLNGVAYYLGLLNVILAVFNLVPAFPLDGGRMLRAALWGWKGDYRWATRFAARLGSGFGLLLIMLGVFAFLTGNVITGMWWFLIGLFLRGAAGMSYQQLVIRETMHGEKVARFMNPHPVTVSSNVRIQDLVDDYIYRHHFKMYPVVDNERLLGCVSTDEVKKLAREDWHRRTVADVMDRCSSDNTVTPNADAMEAWMQMSRTGASRLLVEDRGRLAGILSLRDLMRFMSLKFDLDQSPKGMPGRAGRG from the coding sequence ATGTTCACCCGACGTTTCACCCTGTTCCGGCTGTTCGGCTTCGAGGTCCGCCTCGATCTGACGTGGCTCCTGCTCGCGGTCCTCGTGACGTGGTCGCTCGCGAGCGGACTCTTCCCGACCCTGACCCCGGGGCTCGACAGCCGCACGTACTTCTGGATGGGCGTGGTCGGCACGCTCGGCCTGCTGTTCTCGATCGTGTTCCACGAGCTGTCGCACGCCCTGGTCGCGCGGCGGTACGGGCTGCCGATCGGCGGCATCACGCTCTTCATCTTCGGGGGCGTCGCGGAGATGACGCGGGAACCGGAGAACGCCAAGACCGAGTTCCTCATGGCCGTCGCCGGCCCCATCTCGAGCCTGGTCCTGGCGCTCCTGTTCTACGAGCTGTACGTGTACACGGCATCCGACGTCGCGACCCCGCTCAACGGCGTCGCCTACTACCTCGGTCTGCTCAACGTGATCCTCGCCGTCTTCAACCTCGTCCCGGCGTTTCCGCTCGACGGCGGCCGCATGCTCCGGGCCGCCCTCTGGGGCTGGAAGGGCGACTACCGCTGGGCGACGCGCTTCGCCGCGCGCCTGGGTTCGGGCTTCGGCCTCCTGCTGATCATGCTCGGCGTGTTCGCGTTCCTGACCGGCAACGTCATCACCGGGATGTGGTGGTTCCTGATCGGGCTTTTCCTGCGCGGGGCCGCCGGGATGTCCTACCAGCAGCTCGTGATCCGCGAAACCATGCACGGCGAGAAAGTGGCGCGCTTCATGAACCCCCACCCGGTCACCGTCTCGTCGAACGTGCGCATCCAGGACCTGGTGGACGACTACATCTACCGCCACCATTTCAAGATGTACCCCGTCGTCGACAACGAGCGCCTGCTCGGCTGCGTCTCGACCGACGAGGTCAAGAAACTCGCCCGCGAGGACTGGCACCGGCGCACGGTCGCCGACGTCATGGACCGCTGCTCGTCCGACAACACCGTGACCCCGAATGCCGACGCGATGGAGGCCTGGATGCAGATGAGCCGCACCGGCGCGAGCCGCCTCCTCGTCGAGGACCGCGGCCGCCTCGCCGGCATCCTCTCCCTGCGCGACCTCATGCGCTTCATGTCCCTCAAGTTCGACCTGGACCAGTCGCCGAAGGGCATGCCGGGGAGGGCGGGACGAGGCTAG
- a CDS encoding YtxH domain-containing protein, producing the protein MRVPHWQNALAQILAQVAFWALLLFGLVNGGVAGLLFGGLTGTAVGLLIALIPGFFSKLEPLPE; encoded by the coding sequence GTGAGGGTTCCGCACTGGCAAAACGCCCTGGCGCAGATTCTCGCCCAGGTCGCTTTCTGGGCGTTGCTGCTCTTTGGCCTGGTTAATGGTGGAGTTGCGGGACTGCTGTTTGGCGGCCTCACGGGAACAGCGGTGGGCCTGCTTATCGCATTGATTCCGGGTTTCTTCTCGAAGCTGGAGCCATTGCCTGAGTAG